CATGGCACAATTAAAAAGATTGCTTAGGACTTCCAAGTAGCTACACTGACCATTAATTAGGATTTCCGTCAAACAATTCCAATGAAGTGAATGCATTCACTATAATTAGTTCTAAGTGTCCAAATTCACCCTTGTCCAGTAttttgttcaagttcaagttcaagatttatttgtcacatgcatgaatgtacgagtacagcagcagtgaaatgtaattgcaacaactccggcactgtgcaagtaaaaatagatagaataaaatagtaaaaaaaaataaaataaagataaaatagaaaatatatatgacattcctatatacaatgtacaacctATGTACAATTGCCTGCTATCACTTTtccaagaacacacacacacacacacacacacacacacacacacacacacacacatatatatatatatatatatatatatagcccgTATAGCCCATATATATATCAGATTACTTGTATGTAAATTGAAATTACATTCAAGTGTGTAAGCCTGACAACATGATGGTATCACCTGTAACTATTTAAGCACACAGAATCATGAATATAAATGAGATCAAATACCTAGGATAACCTTTTAGACTGATTTTGGTGCCGCTATGTTTGCAGAGAAACACTTCCCCTTAGATTTCACTTTGAGTAATGACGTCCAAGACAAATTGGCAGATGATGCACAAGGATGTTGAGAAAGCAATAACAACTCCCCCTCCATCTAAGATATTTCCTGTCAGGTGTTGCCAGCTACAAGAGGGCAACTAAATACTGTGCCTGCAATTCAATTCGCTTCTCTGCTAATTTCAATTTTAACAGGTAGCTTGGGAATTGCATGGACAAATGCTCTGTCATGCCTGGAAAAATCCTGTATTATACACAAGTTAAAACCCCAGAGTTTAAGCACATTGTTATATTTCTCTCTACCCTCTTTGCTGTCTGTACTATGTACTGTGTGAAAACCTGGATTATGTGAGGAACTAGAGTAACTACTCAGATCAAAAAAGAGAGCTTATAGAAAACCCAATTTTGACAGCTGCTTGCATCATCTACCTGCAGAACGAGCACTGAAATAATCACATGGCAGCCAGTAATCAAAATGGAAATGTCATTATTTCATAGTATGGTTCTTTAAACAAGCTCTCTGCTTTGACACGATGCTTGACTTGTTCCTAACTGGATTATTTGTGACTGCCGAGTGAGTGATGTAGAGGGTTCTGGCGGGTTTCCTCCACCACCATCAGGGAATGGAAAATGATAGTTTACAACTATGTCCCTTTGTTCTTTTCTATTTTCCTTCTTATTTTCTGTAGTTGTATTActgttaaatgtgtgttttattgtcttgctgtaatcattttttaactcttttaatctcttatttttacaaaaacCCTTCTGGGGACAGGTTTTTGCAAAATAGCATCTGCTACAAACACAGTGACACTGGCACTGaatagctgttttcagtttgtctatcaaataaatcataaaaaaggTTCCAGGTAGCCAcagttttactgtgttgcagACTAAACCTTGGATTTTTGGTTGCAAGGATATTGCACTTTGAAAATAGACTGTAAAACTGGTCTCCTTGCCACATTAAatcattttacagtattttcgACCAATGCCCCTGCCGTTCAAGAGGCAGCTATATGTCCTCTGTGTAATAAAAGTGGTGACTGTTGAAGCTCTTTTATTAACGCTGACACACACCACTAGCTAGCACTTTACATGACTAGCCAGTGTTGTAGCCATTACAACTGTGATTAATTACTTCAAAGTCCTTTATGTTGatgtgcctctgtgtttgtgttatatATAGATTTATACACTTGTAAAAACAAATCTCAGCAACAGTGTGGTCGTTTAGAAAGCAGGTGTAAGGCTTCACCAGGTCTATTCATATTTGTGTGGATCTGTGGCATAGGCTGGGGTGGTTTGGTGGTGATATGGTGTAAAATGCGTGTTAATCTGTTTAGGTAAGAAGCTGGGGATGAGCTGTGAGGACCGGACAAGCAGGTGGCTGTACTCTGGATGCACTCTCTGTTGCTCGTTATGTTCTCGGAAAGCAGAGGTTCTTACCTGTAGCCCCTCGATGGCCAGCCGCAGCATGCTGGGAGTCAGCTTGGAGGCCTGCTTGAAGGTGAAGTTACTCCAGtcgatgatgaggatgaagccATTGACTTGCAGCTCTGGATCTTCAATCATAGATTCCAGTGACAGTAGGATAGCCCTCAGTATGTCAACAAATGTGTACCTGGGAGAGAAAGACCAACAGTTTTATTATAAAGTAAGGCACTTCAAAACTTAGGTTTGGCTGCTCTGAAAATGCAGTAGTGCTGAGTGGTTGTGTCAGTGGTCATTACTTGTAGCTCACTGAGCGAAAATAAGAAATTGCATCCTGGGCATTAATGAACTAATCAATTAAATGACTTAGCTTTCAGTGTTAATTATTCTTTAATTTGTAAGATTTTTAGCATTCACAGTTCATATGTTAGCTAACTGCCAAGACACAAATAGCTTAATCTATCTGTGTGATGTTTCTTGTAGGTTTCAGTTGCTTTTAGTCCAGTTACATCCTGAACCAGTGGGATGGAAACAATGGCAACTCAGCTGTCTTATTAAACGTTACTCTTTTCATCCTGTTTGCTGCTGCCCCCTACAAACTCCTAACCTTTTAATCTCCCTGTTTTCCCTTTCCCCCATTTCTCCATCAAGAGGCCTTTTGGCTCTTGATGGCCATCATTGTAAAATATCATTACTTCTTAAACAGATTACCTGCTTTGCTACAGAtgaactaaaaaataataatcataataatcttCACTTATGCAAGCATGAGGATACATgttcaacaaaaaatggcaccaGAAATACTCCACCTTAAAGTAGGCTATTTCTAAAATACCTATTTCTGAATATCTTAGTAGAATCTAAAATCTGGAGACTACTGGGCATCAAAAGTGAACTTGATAATTTCATcatatttgtcattattttattttgattataaaTAGATCTATGATTTCATGTCATGTAAAAAAATCTACAATACAGACCAGATTTTGAACTCCAAACAAAAAGAAGGAATGGTTAATGAACAGTTTACATAAATATAGTGCACACCAGGAGGTATGGTCACAAGATACTGCTGTTTCTTATCAAACTttaatattatcattttaaGAAAATCTAAGTAAGGTGCTCCTTAAACATTTAAAGTTATAACTAAATATCACCTGTATGTAGATAGTAGCAAACACTTGTTCTCATTGAGCTAATGATTAAAGATGATTTGGCTTCACGAAATTACACTAGGAGTCCTTAAAGCATTGGGAAATAAGTGACGTGATGGGTAAACTGGTGGAGTTCCACTGCGTGGTGCTGAATGGACAGCTCCCCAACCCAGCCGTGCACCTCACAACAGTGGAGGGCTGACTAAATGGGTGAGATGATGAATATTTCCAACTCCAAAACGGACTTTTCGACCCTCTCCGTTCATTATTACCTGCTCTGGTCCCAGTTAGCTGCAAACAAGACCATTATTTTCCTGCCGTATCTGTCCAGATTGGCCAGCACACCGGGAAAGCCGTCCTTCAGGGCCTGCTTGATGCCAGGGTCTGTGGCTTTCAGGTTCTTGAACATATCCAGGTTCTGCTGTCGGTACTCGAAATACTGAGCCAGCAGCCGAAACGCCTCGAAATGGTTAAATTTCCTCGCCCGGAGAAATCTGAGGATAAACGCGTCGTCTGTCCTGAGGAAGCCGATGTCTGGCCGGGTGATGATCATGTCCCGCACCTCCTGGATGTCCTGGTGTAATGTCTCCGGGTTTTCTTTCAGCTCCACCTTAGCCTTCTCCAGGGTCTCCGGGGAAAGGCCAGCCTGTAAGTGAGTCATCCTGCCAACTGGTGTCCGTCCACTGGGACCACACCAGTTTCCAGTGGAAGGGTAAGCAGTacgataaaaataaaatgtcaggCTTCAAGCCAAAAAAGAGGGGGGAATGTTTAGGGTTAATTCCTTTAGAGTTGTCTGATTAAAAGCTCACTTCAGAAGCAGGCCTGTGCTGTGGACGGGAATCGCCCCTGAGCAGGCAAAGAGGATGCTGCTATGATGCTCCTATGATGCATCATCAACATATGGGCCATTCACTTCTAACCACAGCAACACTGCAAATCCACCTGCGCCCTCCAGAATTGAACTTTTatccctcccctccccgccCCATTTACCGCGATATATCTTGTGAATCTAGTTCGGGCTCCTCCAGGCTTCAGGCTGTACATCCAACCTGCTGATCTGGACAGCCTGAGCTCAGAGCcgagacacagacacatccacCCATgtcaaagcctctctctctctctctctctctctctctctctctctctctttttctctctctctctctctacagcaCAATGACGACGACAGCATCACCGTCTCCCCGGCATCGTTCACAGCGGCCGGGCAATGCGGcaccctgcagctgctgttatcatcatcatcatcatcattccgCCTTCACAACGCATCTCCATCCACCGAccagtgatgctgctgctgctgccacccgCTCCAACAATCAGGGCAGAATCAGGCGCTCGGTCTCCGTCGACATCCCGTCTTAATCCTCAGCGCTTCCATCTTCCCCCTCCCCTGAGTTCACTCGGTTAAATTATAATTCACACACGCCTGGGGGGCTGTGTGCTGGGTCCGAATCCGGGTATGGCTATCggaggttttcttttctttctttctttttttttctcttaatcccTGAGCTGCTGCCTTGTTGCGCCGGTCCGTCAGCTGCTGTGGGAGTTGACCGtcgctgcctctgctgctgccgctgccgtCTGGTCGGTGGAAAGTGACTCAAAGCAGAGAGTCGGTGATCTGGTCGGTCTGGCCGCCAccagggggaggggaggggatggagtaggtggagagagggaggtggagtaAAGGATGAAAAGGCAGGGATGGAGGGGCAAGAGGGGGGGTTCACAGCAAGTCCAATATGAAGAGATTTGTTATTcagcaacagtgttttcagCACCCATAGACATTTTTGTACCTCTTCAGGCTCTCCAGCTTTAAACATGGGTATAATATACGACAGTCGTTTTCCGGACTGTTTGCAAGGTTTGTTGTTCCAACCCAAGCATGTCCCTTGCTTTTGAGTTAGATAATGAATCAGTAAGTTTATAGACTTCCTCTTCGGTGCTTATTCTTTGGTTGAAAGCCTAGGAGCTAAAAGTGCTGAGGAGGAAGGGTATAGAAGTAAGCTTGAAATGTTGGAAAACCTCTAAAATTCATTGAAATAAAAGTGACAGCTATATCAGAGTCTTATGCTCCATTCACCTTTACTTGGAAGTCACCTGTATTAGTAGAGGTTTTTAATATCaatttgttaaaaacaaatatccAAAATTAATTTGTGATTGCCTTAAGCCTCATTAATGAATAGCGATTTGCTTCAGCTTTCCTGTAATGAAGATTATGTTGTTTTGTAGATCTTTTGTAAACTACTCTGTCAGTTTCAAGACCGGATTTCAAGAATTTCTTTAGGTATTTTGAGGCATCTGTAATTAATTTTTCTCACATCATTGcgcctgcctctctctttcacacagctGTCTAGTgggttttacatgtgaaaatgacATCTGGTACATTAACCTTCAGGCTGGGCTAATAATCAACATAACACAAAAGTTTGCAAGcatcagaaatgaaaagaacacTGATGATGGCAACAAATCATCTCATATGACTTTTTTTCTGGGCAGAATAAACTGAAAAGTAACCTTTGACCTATACAACTTTTCAGCTACCTGCACTATTAGTGCTGGGTTATTTTGCTTTCCATGttatattttcagtttcaagGACAAGAGCCTCACACAAGtcagttgtgttcaaaataatttgGCACTCTCCACCCAAGTGAAACCAAATGTGAtcttgtagttttttgtttcataatgGAGAGCAAAGTTACACATGTCCACATCCCAAATAGGAGACCATAATAAAAGACTCTTATCAAGGAGCTTCCAGGACCAATTGAACCTCTAAGCTGACAATCTGATGACCCAACATATCTCTAATAATTAATCACATTTAGACCAAATAACATCTTGGCAGCCTGTACATTTAATAATCCATTACGTTGCCCAAACAATATCAGTCTCTATCAAATTGCCCAAATAGAGTAATAATATCCCAAAAGTTCCAGTGtctaacaataacaatgacaaaatgataTTTTATCAGTCATTAGTCACTGCACCTTTGTCCCCAGGTATTTAGTAGGTGTAAGTGGTATTTAACCTTTTCCAGCTCAATACCCGCATTCCTAAAATGTCCCTTTCCTCAATGGTTACTAGTTATATGCAATTAAGGAATGAAAACCGTGTTGACTTCTATTTAATTGCAGTTTAATCAAGTGTTGATCATAAAGTGTttaacagcaacacacagcccACTGCCCTCAGTacatgttttcatctttttcatcaGTTCATGTGTGGTTTTGGATGCTTCAGTTGCCCTTTCATCTGTGTTGGTGTGGGAGTAGTTTTTCTGACTAGTGCTGTTCATTGTGTCCTCTCAGCTTTTCAGCCTTCAGCTCCCCTCCTTTTGGTTAAGTCGGCACTGACccttgagtgttttattttgtgatgctgctgcaaATTGGACCTTTTAAATTGTGAAATGACATTATCGcaaagcagacaaacacattttcccgCACCGGGTACAAAGAAAAACCCAAGCTCCCACTCCTCTTCAAACGCTCAAATTAGTTTTCCTACTATGACCGGGAGTTTGCACTTTCAGTTCTCGCACTATAAAGAAAATATGAGACCTGACATAAATTCTTATTGGTTGTTCAGAGGGTTgacagatttagatttagatatttgtttatttatttatttattttctcatagGACTTTAAAGACCCACAAGGAGTCATAAAAGAGCCACATGCAGCTCATGAGCCACGGGGTGAGTTCCACTGGTCTATGTAGTGTCTAGCTTGAACACtacatgaaaaatgtgtgttgtgtgatttATTGTGGGTCATGACATCCCAGCAGTGTGCAATCAGCTGAGTCCAACTATTTACTCGATCACATGTAGAAACAGCCACAGGCTTGCCTTTGCGCCTTTGTAGCTTTGTCTCAGTGTCTAAGACCCCGCCCtccccgcccccccaccccaccccacctacctcaacacacacacacacacaccatcactgtGACCACCATCCACCCAGATTGCAGGACCTACCCCTCCCACCACCCTGCTCCCTGTCACCCCGCACCCCCCTGGGCTGGAGCAGATGGCTTCTGAGATTGAATAGTAAATATTAGCCTCTCTAGTCCAATTTCTTGTttcttaaaaaatgtattaaatcaAGTTCCCTCTCTTATATTCCCAGGAAGAGGACAGTGCTCAACAGTTCTTGGTTAGGGTAGTAATTCTATATGGAACCGTTATGTCTCAAAGAACACACATATATTAGAAAAAGGGTAATAAGAATAAAGAACCAAGTGTGGGGatctttaaagtttttttttcttactatgTCTGGTTTGGAACATTTCCTACATTCTCAGGGTACTTTACAGCAATTTTAATGTTCTATATAGAGCCTGTTCAACATGGGCCTGAAGAGAGCCTTTCTAACCTTTCGATCAAGTGTCATGAAAGGTGCTATGGTGAAGCCCTAAAGAATCATGCTCTGCTACAAACCCTTTTTGTGCAAGTGTGGGTCATCTGTAATCGAGCTCATGaatcaaaacatgaaatcacagaGTTCCTTGCTGATGTCCAAACACATCAGTCCTACAAGAGATGTCCCAcaaaaagctgtaaaaaaaaaagccaagtaTCACCGGTtggtaatgcatttttaaatctgAATTTGCTGTGCTGTCAAAACTGCCTTTTGTCTTCTGATCTGCCTCCGTTTCCCTTGAAGGGATGAGTCCCTGGGTTCGCCAGTCTTACAAAACTCAATACCATGAAACAAAACTGCatctccccccaaaaaaacctaatttattttgttggtgTCCACCAGTTTTTCAAGCTTTAAAATACAGAGTTTATTTCTCAGTGAGCACATTTCCTACTCAATTAACCACAAAAGAAACACTTACTAAAAATAGTTCCAGGCAGGTTTTTGATGTTTTAGTGCTGCAGGAAGTTTCTCAGCTATATGGGGCTGTTTCCCTTGTcaatttttatctttttgtgtCTCTTCACTATTTCTCTcaacaatgcaaaacattcaaGTTGGTAGCCCTCCGTATCCCATTTCCCAAAATAGATTCAAGCATGTTATGATGATTTGTTGATGAGGAGAGTTTCACAATTATACAAGTATTTTTCAGAACAAATCATCACTAATAATGCATTCTGGCCTGCCTGTGTAATGCTCTCTGCTGCAACAATGGATGTGGAGAGCAGCAGATAAAGGCCAGGGTCTGGATAATATCCTGGATCCCTGTTGCCTGTAGGGAGCAAAGGAAAGTGTGGGGGTTGGTCGGGGGTTAGCGGGTGAAAGGAGTGAGATGGAGGGGGTAGACGGAAAGAGAGGAGGTAAGTAAGAGGATCccaggggaggtggggggatgGAGGCTAATAGCTGCACTCGGCTCCTACTGGCCAGTGTTGGAGCAAATCAGATGAATTATGGACATGCACTAGAAATTATCTCAGTTTTTGCAAAGGCAAGGCCGACATTTTTGGTGTGGTTTGTTGATTTGTCACACAGTCTCTGAAGAGCTGTTTACTGAGTGATGACTGGGTCTGAAAAGACCTAAAATGTTATTGTTAAAACTAAAGAGGCTGATGGGTTTTGGCTATCTGAAgatcagttttattttcttgtatcactgattgtttatttactgtttttactcACTGATTACTGTTTAAGGCCACATGAGGTCTGGGGCCTTCCCTAGAAATCGAGGCATACAGCCTACTTGTTACTTCAATTTGTCAGCATTGCCATGACAATAACTATGTCTTATGCCATTCACCTGAAACTGTTGTTCTTATTTAGTTAGCTTCGCTGAGCATGGGTGTTTGGTATTCCTTgcacaacataacataatgttTTCCCCCCTACAAAGCAAGTGTACCATTTTAAGGGCAGGTGCGCCTTTACATACTGGTCCACAACACTGTagcatttttgtaaataaaattaacataGTGAGACTGAACCACTTTGTCGAATTTAGATTTGGACAATTATACGCCagcctcctccagagtgtttttaATGTCCCTAGAcgttgtgaatgggtttttcttcaccagggaaaaaaTTCTTTGGTCATGAACTTGTCATGaagatgtcttctgtggtccTCTAGGCCTTTTGGTGTTCCTGAGCTTACCAATATATTCCTACTTTTTAAGGATATACCAAACCGttgatttggctactcctaaagttgttgcaaTGTGTCtaatagatttatttatttatttatttattttattgtattttatttatttattttttttccttttggtcctaatgatggcctccctcacctgcatagacacctccTTGTATCGCAGtcaccaaatgcaaatgcaaacacttggaatgaactccagatcttttattttcttaatttgtcatggaataacacGACAGTAGGCCACACCTGGCCacgaaactgctttttagttgAGAgtccaatgacttttgagcctctgaaaatggggtgacaatgtataaaactggctgtaattcctaaacagttaatgcaatatttttattcagcgccttaaattaaagctgagagtctgcacttcagtcatgtcttgattactccacttcaaatccactgtggtgatgTACGAGGGCAAAAATATGAGTATTGTGTcgctgtccaaatacttatggccCTAACTGTAAATTCAAACATTTCCCAGCCAAAAACCACTTCAAcctctttcctctttgtcaGTGCTACACCCACACATGCTCACTTGTGTTAGGGAGTATGAGGtcgtagttaaaaaaaaaaaaaaaataaataatagctCACCTCTTGTAAGAGTGTGTAAAGTTcaagatcattttttaaatgaaggctGAGGACTCAGGATGTTTCATAAACCCTCAACTTTGTTTCCCTTCCATAATGTTGCGCTCCCACCAAGAAGAGCTGTCCCATTGATCTTTACACGATGAAGAGCATGTAGGCTGGCCTGTTCGGGTTGGATTTAAAAGTAACACTTGATTTCAACTTTGTGATTCATATATTGAATTTACTCAGGGTCACTTGATCTTAGGGcttctctaaataaatgatctaAAGTGCCATGAAACTTAAAAGTCCCTCCTTTTGTccttgagttttattttttgatacCATGAAATTTCAACAATTTCATAAGATAAGATGCAACATGAGGCACTCAATCTCTTGAAACTTGCAGCCATCATCCTGAAACCAGGATGATGGTTGCAGCATATTTCATAACATATTAAACACATTTATGTGAAGTTGTGTGGCATCTGCTTGTTTTGGCTGCATCATTTCAGGCCGAGGGCTTCCCATAGAAAATCACCAATCAGCTCTGCAgtaaacaaactgcatcatatccatcacatGATGACTGGACCAAAGAATGGACCAAATCTGGTTTTAATGAAAGGACAACAGCAACACCATACATCGCTCTAACCCTGACATGTGTTGTAGTAGACAGGCAGTGTTCAGATGGCTCTAATGGCCCATTGCTGTTGGCTTAGGAAAGTCATGCTGCAGGCATCCAAACTTATATGGCTGCTGCCATTCATCTgtctccatgtgtttgtgtgagtgtgtatggggggcatgggggtgggagggtggtcagtcactctctctctctctctttctctctctcattctttcctGTGTAAACTGTTTGCCCTTATGTGTGTATTCAGGCTGCTATATGGCGAGTAAGCATATGACTTTAACGTTAAATAACATATGGTAAACGAGCCCCGAAGGCTGCCTGAATGTGAGCAGACTGACATCTGGTAGAGTACAgaggataacacacacacacacacacacacacacacacacagtttttaagGCGTTTTAAATCTGTaagtaatttgattttattacaaATCTTGTTAAATTTATTAATGAAAGTACTGTCTCTGTCTACCTGGTTAAAGCCTGGATCAGACAATAGGATATTTCTGTCTATTGTGAAAATCTCAGTGTCTCATCAGATGTATCACAGTGACATAAATT
The genomic region above belongs to Myripristis murdjan chromosome 24, fMyrMur1.1, whole genome shotgun sequence and contains:
- the clvs2 gene encoding clavesin-2 encodes the protein MTHLQAGLSPETLEKAKVELKENPETLHQDIQEVRDMIITRPDIGFLRTDDAFILRFLRARKFNHFEAFRLLAQYFEYRQQNLDMFKNLKATDPGIKQALKDGFPGVLANLDRYGRKIMVLFAANWDQSRYTFVDILRAILLSLESMIEDPELQVNGFILIIDWSNFTFKQASKLTPSMLRLAIEGLQDSFPARFGGIHFVNQPWYIHALYTVIRPFLKDKTRKRIFMHGNNLNSLHQLIHPEILPSELGGMMPPYDMGTWARTLLDHAYDEETDYCPESYTLSVQDLERDLEKDLSPKTMKRSQSVVEPGVLKRPDKVKSEEDNMQPLLSLD